A genomic segment from Oncorhynchus clarkii lewisi isolate Uvic-CL-2024 chromosome 12, UVic_Ocla_1.0, whole genome shotgun sequence encodes:
- the LOC139421620 gene encoding tetraspanin-10-like: protein MRRLQSMRWFSFPWLRRETSQTETSPLIPKTDTDRELSGVLQGTDESSTEEQAPEPGPNDGPGNQGRTREVKPRARSRPFSLRDCLLKYLLFFSNLLFTVLGLVVLALGLWGLINKESFAQEKIGQISTDPMLVFVVLGLVLSILCLSGCVGALRENCCLLQVFSATVLVLVAAQVLVAIVAYSLQGQIEGYLRSGMLAAMVRYQDDLDLRFITDEIQIGLQCCGADTYRDWEVNMYYNCSAPGVLSCGVPATCCVDPLENGTVWNSQCGVGSQQLDEFSAQSVIFLGGCLGGMSRWIEQHTGLIGAVGIVLLGVQIITLFITTRLMDNIQCSKATS, encoded by the exons ATGAGGAGATTGCAGTCCATGAGATGGTTTAGTTTTCCCTGGTTGAGGAGAGAGACCTCACAGACTGAGACCAGCCCACTCATACCAAAG acagacacagatagagagttGTCAGGAGTCCTTCAGGGGACTGACGAGAGCAGCACAGAAGAACAGGCTCCAGAACCAGGACCAAATGATGGACCAGGGAACCAGGGTAGAACCAGGGAGGTAAAACCCAGAGCCCGTAGCAGGCCCTTCTCCCTGAGAGACTGCCTTCTCAAGTACCTCCTGTTCTTCAGCAACCTCCTCTTCACGGTGCTAGGCCTGGTGGTCCTGGCCCTGGGACTGTGGGGCCTCATCAACAAGGAATCCTTCGCTCAGGAGAAAATAGGACAGATCAGCACCGACCCCATGCTGGTGTTTGTGGTGCTGGGCTTGGTGCTGTCTATCCTctgcctgtctggctgtgtgGGGGCTCTGAGAGAGAACTGCTGCCTGCTCCAGGTCTTCTCAGCCACCGTGCTGGTCCTGGTAGCAGCCCAGGTCCTAGTGGCCATTGTGGCCTACAGCCTGCAGGGACAGATAGAGGGATACCTGAGGTCAGGTATGCTGGCTGCCATGGTACGTTACCAGGATGACCTGGACCTGAGGTTCATCACAGATGAGATCCAGATAGGACTGCAGTGCTGCGGGGCCGACACCTACAGAGACTGGGAGGTCAACAT GTACTATAACTGCTCTGCCCCGGGGGTGCTGTCCTGTGGGGTCCCTGCTACCtgctgtgtggaccctctggagAACGGCACGGTGTGGAACTCCCAGTGTGGAGTAGGATCCCAGCAGCTGGATGAGTTCTCTGCTCAGAGCGTCATCTTCCTGGGGGGCTGTCTGGGGGGCATGTCCCGCTGGATAGAGCAGCACACAGGCCTGATAGGAGCCGTGGGTATCGTCCTACTGGGGGTTCAGATCATCACTCTGTTCATCACCACACGACTGATGGATAACATCCAGTGCAGTAAAGCTACAAGTTAA